One Chlorobaculum limnaeum genomic window carries:
- the cbiD gene encoding cobalt-precorrin-5B (C(1))-methyltransferase CbiD → MILLFGGTTEGRQAAALCDRLARPFIYSTRSRVEPFATSHGEFRHGSLDEAAMAELVASRNVRLVIDAAHPFASHLHHSLFEVCQRLAVRLIRFDRPVSPLPSALWIHPVADFTEALGLLERLAPAKLLALTGVQSIAPLRPWWRRSEMLLRILPTRTSIEQARREGFPEAKLLPMSPDGPDEALEALVREHGVDCLLAKESGESGFFPVKLRVAERCGIPVVVIRRPVAPTWDTIVFSAEDLEARLTERADLKPLRTGYTTGACAAAATKAAMIALLDGAAPDSVTITLPSGKVASFGIVSYRAEQGRARCGVRKFAGDDPDVTHGLLIVSEVSLLPDGDPDEVRFLQGEGVGRVTLPGLEIPPGEPAINPVPRRMIRECIAEALRQRGLRHAVAVTISAPGGEAVARKTMNKRLGITGGISILGTSGEVVPYSMEAWLASIRNAIAVAAANGCATIALTSGLRSERHLRALFTDLPELACIHYGNSIGRTLEMAREHGGFSRVIVGVMLAKATKLAQGQADLSSRVVPLDPHWLANLAADLGYRPEITSQLADLRLVRNVTELIPFTIDEPLYPAIANACHRVCRQWLPDTPLTFVLLDLEGKSVISA, encoded by the coding sequence ATGATTCTGCTCTTCGGCGGTACGACCGAGGGGCGGCAGGCGGCGGCGCTCTGCGACCGGCTCGCGCGGCCCTTCATCTACTCGACCAGAAGCCGCGTCGAGCCATTCGCGACCTCGCACGGCGAGTTTCGCCACGGCTCGCTCGACGAGGCGGCGATGGCAGAACTCGTCGCTTCTCGTAACGTCCGCCTTGTCATCGACGCCGCTCATCCCTTTGCATCGCATTTGCACCACTCGCTGTTCGAGGTTTGCCAGCGCCTCGCCGTTCGCCTGATCCGCTTCGACAGGCCGGTCTCGCCACTTCCGTCAGCATTGTGGATTCATCCGGTGGCCGACTTCACCGAAGCCCTCGGCCTCCTGGAGCGGCTCGCTCCCGCTAAACTCCTCGCGCTGACCGGCGTGCAATCCATCGCCCCGTTGCGCCCGTGGTGGCGTCGGAGCGAGATGCTTCTGCGGATTCTGCCAACTCGCACCTCCATCGAACAGGCGCGGCGCGAAGGCTTTCCCGAAGCGAAGCTGCTGCCGATGAGTCCCGACGGCCCGGACGAGGCGCTCGAAGCGCTGGTGCGGGAGCATGGAGTCGATTGCCTGCTCGCGAAGGAGAGTGGCGAGTCCGGCTTTTTCCCGGTGAAGCTCCGGGTCGCCGAACGGTGCGGGATTCCCGTCGTCGTCATCCGCCGCCCAGTCGCCCCGACCTGGGATACCATTGTCTTCTCCGCCGAAGACCTCGAAGCTCGCCTGACGGAACGCGCCGACCTGAAGCCGCTCCGGACAGGCTACACCACCGGAGCCTGCGCCGCCGCGGCCACGAAAGCTGCCATGATCGCGCTGCTTGACGGCGCTGCGCCCGACTCGGTCACGATCACGCTGCCGTCCGGCAAAGTCGCCAGCTTCGGCATCGTCTCGTACCGCGCGGAGCAAGGGCGTGCGCGGTGCGGCGTGCGCAAGTTCGCGGGCGACGATCCCGACGTGACTCACGGCCTCTTGATCGTCAGCGAGGTTTCGCTGCTGCCAGACGGCGACCCGGACGAGGTGCGATTTCTGCAAGGCGAGGGAGTCGGCAGGGTGACGCTGCCGGGGCTGGAGATTCCGCCCGGCGAACCGGCGATCAACCCGGTGCCGCGCCGGATGATCCGGGAGTGCATCGCCGAAGCGCTGCGGCAGCGCGGGTTGCGCCACGCCGTCGCGGTCACGATTTCAGCGCCGGGCGGGGAGGCTGTCGCCCGCAAAACGATGAACAAGCGGCTTGGCATCACCGGCGGCATCTCGATTCTCGGCACGAGCGGAGAGGTCGTTCCCTACTCGATGGAGGCGTGGCTCGCCAGCATCCGCAACGCCATCGCCGTGGCCGCCGCCAACGGCTGCGCCACCATCGCCCTCACCTCCGGTCTCCGGAGTGAACGCCACCTCCGCGCACTTTTCACCGATCTGCCGGAGCTTGCCTGCATTCACTACGGCAACTCCATCGGGCGCACCCTCGAAATGGCGCGTGAGCATGGCGGGTTCAGCCGCGTCATCGTCGGGGTCATGCTCGCCAAAGCCACCAAGCTCGCCCAAGGCCAGGCTGACCTCTCCAGCCGCGTCGTCCCGCTCGATCCCCATTGGCTCGCCAATCTCGCCGCTGACCTCGGTTACAGACCGGAGATCACCAGCCAGCTCGCCGACCTTCGCCTCGTCCGGAACGTGACCGAACTCATCCCCTTCACCATCGACGAACCGCTCTATCCGGCTATCGCCAACGCCTGCCACCGCGTCTGCCGCCAATGGCTCCCCGACACGCCGCTGACCTTCGTACTGCTTGATCTGGAGGGGAAGTCAGTGATTTCGGCCTGA
- a CDS encoding bifunctional cobalt-precorrin-7 (C(5))-methyltransferase/cobalt-precorrin-6B (C(15))-methyltransferase: MSEQFTLIGLSDSAEPHLDFAAIAAIGASRIFAGGNRHREIVGALLPSTFRWITIAPPIDGVLSQLAEADEPVVVFVSGDPFFYGFGATLQKRFPGVSIQSFPSFHSLQMLAQRCLIPYQSMRHASLTGRSWEELDRALIGGERLIGVLTDTRKTPPEVARRMLDFGYSGYRMVVGEALGGSEERVRHCTLEEAAGMEFGRLNCLLLEATEPPKRRFGIPENLFDGLPGRPNMITKMPFRLAALAALELGRARTFWDVGFCTGSVAIEARLQFPGLAVTAFEKRPECDALLETNARRFGAPGIAKVMGDFLEQNHRALCGSDGVDAVFIGGHGDRLGELFAAVANHLAPGGRLVMNAVRESSASAFAASAARCGMELAEPLRLAVGDHNPVAVMKAAKLNP; encoded by the coding sequence ATGTCTGAGCAGTTCACGCTCATCGGCCTCAGCGACAGCGCGGAGCCGCATCTCGATTTCGCCGCCATCGCGGCTATTGGTGCGTCTCGCATCTTCGCGGGCGGAAATCGCCATCGCGAAATTGTTGGTGCTTTACTGCCATCCACCTTCCGCTGGATCACCATCGCGCCGCCGATTGACGGGGTGCTGTCACAACTTGCTGAAGCCGACGAGCCGGTGGTGGTGTTCGTTTCGGGCGACCCGTTTTTTTACGGCTTCGGCGCGACTTTGCAGAAGCGCTTTCCTGGCGTCTCGATCCAAAGCTTTCCGTCGTTTCACTCGCTCCAGATGCTCGCGCAGCGCTGCCTGATTCCGTACCAGTCGATGCGCCACGCCTCGCTCACCGGGCGAAGCTGGGAGGAGCTGGATCGCGCCCTGATCGGGGGCGAACGGCTCATCGGCGTCCTGACCGACACCCGCAAAACCCCGCCAGAGGTTGCGCGTCGAATGCTCGATTTCGGCTATTCGGGCTACCGCATGGTGGTCGGAGAAGCGCTTGGCGGCAGCGAAGAGCGGGTGAGGCACTGCACGTTGGAGGAAGCCGCCGGGATGGAATTTGGCCGCCTGAACTGCCTTTTGCTCGAAGCCACGGAGCCGCCGAAGCGCCGGTTCGGCATTCCCGAAAACCTGTTCGACGGCTTGCCGGGGCGGCCCAACATGATTACCAAAATGCCCTTTCGCCTGGCCGCCCTCGCCGCGCTGGAGCTGGGCCGGGCGCGCACCTTCTGGGACGTGGGATTCTGCACCGGCTCGGTGGCCATCGAAGCGAGGCTCCAGTTTCCGGGCCTCGCGGTGACCGCCTTCGAGAAGCGCCCCGAGTGCGACGCCTTGCTGGAAACCAACGCCCGGCGCTTCGGAGCGCCCGGCATCGCGAAGGTGATGGGCGACTTCCTCGAACAAAATCACCGCGCCCTCTGCGGCAGCGATGGAGTCGATGCGGTCTTCATCGGCGGCCACGGCGACCGGCTGGGCGAGCTGTTCGCCGCCGTCGCTAACCATCTCGCTCCCGGTGGCCGGCTGGTCATGAACGCTGTCCGCGAGTCGAGCGCCAGCGCCTTCGCCGCGAGCGCCGCCCGCTGCGGCATGGAACTCGCCGAGCCGCTGCGCCTCGCTGTCGGCGACCACAATCCCGTGGCTGTGATGAAGGCGGCGAAATTAAACCCATAA
- a CDS encoding ATP-binding protein, translating into MDKKRPATGEYSELRRKAEERLTERQKGTPLLSASDVELRHLIHDLSVHEIELEMQKDELLQTTASLEKSQMDLQQALDRYTHLYDFAPVGYLTLARDSKILEANLTVAKLLGVERGLLKGSRFSTYVTEDSLPVFDTLMERVFESYSPGSCQVRLRESGQQGKLSSHGAMRASLKTFNIDAVISDDLNTCHVALSDISRQKEVELDNALLQEELAQAQKMDAIGRLAGGIAHDYNNILAAILGNAELALRKTSTDYPMRENLEAIIKATKRSAELTAQLLGFARKQDVIPKILLLDSAVESALAMLRRLIGENIVVDWQPSDEMDYVMMDPVQIDQILINLCVNARDAIIGNGRITIRTKGIQITLSDCKHGHCCKTPGKYVMLSVEDNGTGIDKGTLPYIYEPFFTTKAHGLGTGLGLSTVYGIVKQNFGFLECTSEPGKGARFVIYLPRYRKLISDDVSLPPEEPVINGKGSILLVEDDAEILGIVKSMLESAGYSVHAVLTPSEAIRKASEQIYGIRLLLTDVVMPEMNGTELAQKLKALIPGLKIMFMSGYTADVIADCKVLDKDISFIQKPFSVSNLTRAVEEILKI; encoded by the coding sequence ATGGACAAAAAAAGACCCGCGACCGGTGAATATTCCGAACTGCGGCGGAAAGCCGAAGAACGTCTGACTGAACGCCAGAAGGGAACGCCACTCTTATCCGCATCGGATGTAGAGCTGAGACACCTCATCCATGACCTTTCGGTTCATGAGATCGAGCTCGAAATGCAGAAGGATGAGTTGCTGCAAACGACGGCAAGTCTCGAAAAGTCACAAATGGATTTGCAACAAGCGCTCGATCGCTACACGCATCTTTATGATTTCGCTCCCGTTGGTTACCTGACACTGGCGCGTGACAGTAAAATACTGGAAGCAAATCTGACGGTGGCAAAACTGCTGGGCGTCGAACGCGGCCTGCTGAAAGGCTCCCGATTTTCAACATACGTCACTGAAGATAGCCTTCCGGTTTTCGATACCCTGATGGAGCGGGTGTTCGAAAGCTACTCCCCAGGGAGCTGCCAGGTCAGGCTCCGGGAATCCGGTCAACAGGGCAAACTGTCGAGCCATGGCGCAATGAGAGCGAGCCTGAAAACTTTCAATATCGATGCCGTCATCAGCGACGACCTGAATACGTGCCATGTCGCGCTCTCTGATATCAGCCGTCAAAAAGAGGTCGAACTCGACAACGCGCTGCTACAGGAAGAGCTGGCGCAGGCACAAAAGATGGATGCTATCGGCAGGCTTGCAGGCGGCATAGCCCACGATTACAACAACATTCTCGCAGCCATTCTCGGCAACGCGGAACTGGCGCTCCGCAAGACAAGCACCGATTACCCGATGCGCGAAAACCTCGAAGCAATCATCAAGGCAACAAAGCGTTCCGCAGAACTGACGGCACAGCTTCTCGGATTTGCGAGAAAGCAGGACGTGATTCCGAAAATTCTTCTTCTGGACTCGGCGGTCGAATCGGCGCTGGCGATGCTGCGGAGACTGATCGGCGAGAATATCGTGGTCGACTGGCAACCTTCCGACGAAATGGATTATGTAATGATGGATCCTGTCCAGATCGATCAGATACTGATCAACCTCTGTGTGAATGCCCGTGATGCCATCATCGGGAACGGCAGGATCACCATCAGGACAAAAGGAATCCAGATCACGCTGTCGGACTGCAAGCATGGCCACTGCTGCAAGACTCCCGGTAAATATGTGATGCTCTCAGTGGAAGATAACGGAACCGGAATCGATAAAGGCACCCTGCCGTATATTTACGAGCCGTTCTTTACCACCAAGGCGCATGGCCTCGGAACCGGACTTGGCCTATCGACAGTCTATGGCATAGTAAAGCAGAATTTCGGCTTTCTCGAGTGCACGAGCGAACCGGGTAAAGGCGCCAGGTTCGTCATTTATCTTCCCCGATACCGAAAGCTCATTTCGGATGATGTCTCTCTGCCGCCGGAAGAACCCGTCATAAACGGCAAAGGGTCGATACTCCTCGTGGAGGATGATGCTGAAATCCTTGGCATCGTCAAAAGCATGCTCGAGAGCGCCGGATATTCTGTCCATGCGGTTCTGACCCCTTCCGAGGCCATCCGGAAAGCGTCAGAACAGATTTATGGAATCAGATTGCTGCTCACCGACGTCGTCATGCCTGAGATGAACGGCACCGAACTCGCTCAAAAGCTCAAAGCGTTAATTCCCGGTCTAAAAATCATGTTCATGTCCGGATATACCGCTGACGTTATTGCGGACTGCAAAGTTCTCGATAAAGACATCAGCTTTATCCAGAAACCGTTCTCCGTCTCAAATCTCACCAGGGCAGTCGAAGAGATACTGAAAATCTGA
- the cobM gene encoding precorrin-4 C(11)-methyltransferase: MHKRIAIIALTETGIALGHALKNLLVADGFTGCGLFSFRNSELAEQVESVPAFVRQSFGKFDAFLFIGSLGICVRAIAPVLQGKQRDPAVINCDEAGRFVQSVLSGHAGGANALAGRVARLLGAQAVLSTSSDVQGLWPLDILGREEGWSVEFASPFAGESMTTAMAAFVNHEPTTLLLDVRDSLTDQLERTAPPFVTIAYYYEQVDFSTCRLLLAVTPRLIDAPVQTVFYRPKVLCVGVGSERGIDPERFVSSIMAEFAAAGFSPRSIRSVGSVDFKLDEQAFVVFAEACGTTLKGFAPELLESAGPVPNPSDVVFRKTGVRSVSEASAALLSGVNRWLVEKRKVALAGVPEGEPRHYTFAVSLLRGAERRGRIAIVGAGPGDPELVTLKGRRYLEQADLILYAGSLVPEKLTHCAKPGALVRSSASLSLEEQFALMASFCRRGKFVVRLHTGDPSIYGAIQEQMAFFDAEGFEYEIVPGVSSFQAAAAVLQSQFTVPEKVQTIILTRGSGRTPVPVRERLSELARARATMCVYLSAEWSDEVQSELLEHYPPETPVAVCYRLTWDDQQVWRGRLDELSALVQESGKSRTVLLVVGEAIGARGGRSKLYDPAFTHGFREGRGT; this comes from the coding sequence ATGCACAAACGAATCGCTATTATCGCCCTCACCGAAACCGGAATCGCGCTCGGTCACGCACTGAAAAACCTGCTCGTGGCGGACGGTTTTACCGGATGCGGGTTGTTCTCGTTTCGGAACTCTGAACTGGCGGAACAGGTCGAGAGCGTCCCCGCCTTTGTCCGGCAGTCGTTCGGCAAGTTCGACGCCTTTCTCTTTATCGGCTCGCTCGGCATCTGTGTGCGCGCGATCGCGCCGGTGTTGCAGGGCAAGCAGCGCGACCCGGCGGTCATCAACTGCGACGAGGCGGGGCGCTTCGTCCAGAGCGTCTTGTCGGGCCATGCGGGCGGGGCGAATGCGCTGGCCGGGCGGGTTGCGCGGCTGCTCGGAGCGCAGGCGGTGCTGAGCACGTCGAGCGACGTGCAGGGGTTGTGGCCGCTCGACATTCTGGGGCGCGAAGAGGGGTGGAGCGTCGAGTTCGCTTCGCCGTTCGCGGGTGAATCGATGACCACGGCGATGGCTGCGTTCGTGAACCACGAGCCGACCACGCTGCTGCTCGACGTTCGCGACTCGCTCACCGACCAGCTCGAACGCACCGCGCCGCCGTTCGTCACGATTGCATATTACTACGAACAGGTCGATTTCAGCACCTGCCGACTGCTGCTCGCCGTCACACCACGTCTCATCGACGCGCCGGTGCAGACAGTTTTCTATCGTCCGAAGGTGCTCTGCGTCGGGGTCGGGTCGGAGCGGGGCATCGATCCCGAACGCTTCGTCAGCTCCATCATGGCGGAGTTCGCCGCTGCCGGGTTTTCGCCACGTTCGATCCGCAGCGTGGGGTCGGTCGATTTCAAGCTGGACGAACAGGCTTTCGTCGTCTTTGCCGAAGCGTGTGGCACGACGCTGAAGGGCTTCGCGCCGGAGCTGCTCGAAAGCGCCGGGCCGGTACCCAATCCGTCTGATGTCGTTTTCCGCAAGACCGGCGTGCGTAGCGTCTCCGAGGCTTCGGCGGCGCTGCTTTCGGGCGTGAACCGGTGGCTGGTCGAAAAGCGCAAGGTTGCGCTGGCGGGCGTTCCCGAGGGAGAGCCGCGCCACTACACCTTTGCCGTCAGCCTCTTGCGCGGAGCCGAACGGCGGGGGCGCATCGCCATTGTCGGGGCCGGGCCGGGCGATCCGGAGCTGGTGACGCTCAAAGGCAGGCGCTACCTCGAACAGGCCGACCTGATCCTCTACGCAGGCAGCCTTGTGCCGGAGAAGCTGACCCACTGCGCCAAACCGGGGGCGCTGGTGCGGAGTTCGGCTTCGCTCTCGCTCGAAGAGCAATTCGCGCTGATGGCGAGCTTCTGCCGTCGGGGCAAATTCGTCGTGCGGCTGCACACCGGCGATCCCTCGATCTACGGGGCGATCCAGGAGCAGATGGCCTTTTTCGACGCCGAAGGGTTCGAGTACGAAATCGTGCCGGGCGTGTCGTCGTTCCAGGCGGCGGCGGCGGTGTTGCAGTCGCAGTTCACCGTGCCGGAAAAGGTGCAGACCATCATCCTGACGCGCGGCAGCGGGCGCACGCCGGTGCCGGTCAGGGAGCGGCTCTCGGAGCTGGCCCGCGCGCGGGCGACCATGTGCGTCTATCTCAGCGCCGAGTGGAGCGACGAGGTGCAGTCGGAATTGCTCGAACACTACCCGCCCGAAACCCCTGTGGCGGTCTGCTACCGGCTTACCTGGGACGACCAGCAGGTGTGGCGCGGGCGGCTCGACGAGCTGTCGGCGCTTGTGCAAGAGAGCGGCAAGAGCCGCACGGTGCTGCTCGTGGTCGGCGAAGCGATCGGCGCGCGCGGCGGTCGCTCGAAGCTCTACGATCCAGCGTTCACCCACGGCTTCCGCGAAGGGCGCGGCACATGA